The Prionailurus bengalensis isolate Pbe53 chromosome A3, Fcat_Pben_1.1_paternal_pri, whole genome shotgun sequence genome includes a window with the following:
- the PROKR1 gene encoding prokineticin receptor 1 codes for MEITTGVMDENTTNTSTNFLSVLPPHGAQAASFPFNFSYGDYDMPLDEDEDVTNSRTFFAAKIVIGMALVGIMLVCGIGNFIFIAALARYKKLRNLTNLLIANLAISDFLVAIVCCPFEMDYYVVRQLSWEHGHVMCASVNYLRTVSLYVSTNALLAIAIDRYLAIVHPLRPRMKYQTATGLIALVWMVSILIAIPSAYFTTETVLIIVKSQEKIFCGQIWPVDQQIYYKSYFLFIFGIEFVGPVVTMTLCYARISRELWFKEVPGFQTEQIRKRLRCRRKTVLVLMCILTAYVLCWAPFYGFTIVRDFFPTVFVKEKHYLTAFYVVECIAMSNSMINTLCFVTVKNNTIKYFKKIMLLHWKSSYNGSKSSADLDLKTTGVPATEEVDCIRLK; via the exons ATGGAGATCACCACGGGGGTCATGGATGAGAACACCACCAACACCTCCACCAACTTCCTTTCTGTGCTTCCCCCCCACGGAGCCCAAGCTGCTTCCTTCCCATTCAACTTCAGCTATggtgactatgatatgcctttgGATGAAGATGAGGATGTGACCAATTCCAGGACTTTCTTTGCTGCTAAGATCGTCATTGGCATGGCCCTAGTGGGCATCATGCTGGTCTGTGGCATTGGCAACTTCATCTTCATTGCCGCCCTGGCCCGCTATAAGAAGCTGCGCAACCTTACCAACCTGCTCATTGCCAACCTGGCCATTTCTGATTTCCTGGTGGCCATTGTCTGCTGCCCCTTTGAGATGGATTACTATGTGGTGCGCCAGCTGTCCTGGGAACATGGCCATGTCATGTGTGCCTCTGTCAACTACCTGCGCACCGTTTCTCTCTACGTCTCCACCAATGCCCTGCTGGCCATCGCCATTGACAG ATATCTGGCCATCGTCCACCCGCTGAGACCCAGGATGAAGTATCAAACAGCCACTGGCTTGATTGCCCTGGTGTGGATGGTGTCCATCCTCATCGCCATCCCTTCAGCCTACTTCACAACCGAAACGGTCCTCATCATTGTCAAGAGCCAAGAGAAGATCTTCTGTGGCCAGATCTGGCCGGTGGACCAGCAGATCTACTACAAGTCCTACTTCCTCTTCATCTTTGGCATCGAGTTTGTGGGCCCCGTGGTCACGATGACCCTGTGCTATGCCAGGATCTCCCGGGAGCTCTGGTTCAAGGAGGTCCCAGGCTTCCAGACGGAGCAGATCCGGAAGCGGCTGCGCTGCCGCAGGAAGACGGTGCTGGTGCTCATGTGCATCCTCACTGCCTACGTGCTGTGCTGGGCTCCCTTCTATGGCTTCACCATCGTGCGCGACTTTTTCCCCACCGTGTTCGTCAAGGAGAAGCACTACCTCACGGCCTTCTACGTCGTGGAGTGCATCGCCATGAGCAACAGCATGATCAACACCCTGTGCTTCGTGACCGTCAAGAACAACACCATCAAGTACTTCAAGAAGATCATGCTGCTCCATTGGAAGTCTTCTTACAATGGGAGTAAGTCCAGCGCGGATCTTGATCTTAAAACCACAGGGGTGCCGGCAACTGAAGAGGTGGACTGCATCAGACTAAAATAA